From Desulfovibrio oxyclinae DSM 11498, the proteins below share one genomic window:
- a CDS encoding MltA domain-containing protein produces MSAISSGGRLWLLRAALFVLILGLGGCSVVREPLPLPDEQNYPRRSTGFPPPKCEVESPASQDFVPLDGREPILKSAQLDLRSQGLDSWARLENPLRMSLEYVRNMPQGDVALRKHGMSLTWGQVRHSIEELLAILPRLDREPELLGERFVWYGVRPDPTMTGYFTPEIEASLKRYGPYQYPIYGVPEDLHWGLNKDGRPVYYRLKNDRAVRYYTRRDIDVEGALSGRGLEIAWAKDPVDIFYLQVEGCGRLRLPDGSVRNVLYGAKNGLRFKSLGRILYDHGRLPRHKLSKGHVKAFFRKHPKNMYRFMAKNPSYVFFRLADAPPEGAMGKPLTPMVSLATDRNLLPLGSVLAFETEIPDLKPGKLRPEGRRKVYGIGLAQDTGSAIRGSRVDYYIGEGNRVEAVANRIKTRANIYLLVSKEALNNG; encoded by the coding sequence ATGTCCGCGATTTCATCCGGCGGAAGATTGTGGCTGCTCAGGGCGGCCCTCTTCGTGCTGATTCTGGGGCTCGGCGGCTGTTCTGTCGTCCGGGAGCCGTTGCCGCTGCCCGACGAGCAGAACTATCCGAGGCGCTCCACCGGGTTTCCGCCGCCAAAGTGCGAAGTGGAAAGCCCGGCCAGTCAGGATTTCGTGCCGCTGGACGGCAGGGAGCCCATCCTCAAAAGTGCGCAGCTGGATCTTCGCAGTCAGGGGCTCGACTCATGGGCGCGGTTGGAGAATCCCCTTCGCATGAGTCTCGAATACGTGCGCAACATGCCGCAGGGCGATGTGGCGCTTCGCAAACACGGTATGAGCCTGACGTGGGGCCAAGTGCGGCACAGCATCGAGGAGCTTCTCGCCATCCTGCCGCGTCTGGACAGAGAGCCCGAGCTGCTTGGCGAGCGTTTCGTATGGTACGGCGTGCGCCCCGATCCCACCATGACCGGATACTTCACGCCGGAGATCGAGGCCAGTCTCAAGCGGTACGGACCTTACCAGTATCCCATCTACGGCGTACCTGAGGATTTGCACTGGGGACTGAACAAGGACGGGCGGCCTGTATACTACCGCTTGAAGAACGACAGGGCGGTGCGCTACTATACCCGTCGGGACATCGATGTGGAGGGCGCGTTATCCGGCCGCGGCCTTGAGATCGCCTGGGCCAAGGACCCCGTGGATATCTTCTATCTGCAGGTGGAAGGGTGCGGAAGGCTTCGTCTGCCCGACGGATCGGTAAGGAACGTGCTTTACGGCGCCAAGAACGGGCTGCGGTTCAAGAGCCTTGGCCGCATCCTGTATGACCACGGCCGTCTGCCGCGCCACAAGCTGTCCAAGGGGCACGTAAAGGCCTTTTTCCGGAAGCATCCCAAGAATATGTACCGGTTCATGGCCAAGAACCCTAGCTATGTATTTTTCCGGCTTGCCGACGCTCCGCCCGAAGGAGCCATGGGCAAGCCGTTGACGCCGATGGTTTCGCTCGCTACAGACCGGAACCTGCTGCCGCTTGGCAGCGTGCTGGCCTTCGAGACCGAGATTCCGGACCTCAAGCCCGGAAAGCTTCGCCCGGAAGGTCGCCGCAAGGTCTACGGCATCGGCCTTGCGCAGGACACGGGGAGCGCCATTCGCGGCTCGCGTGTCGATTATTACATCGGAGAAGGGAACCGCGTCGAAGCCGTTGCAAACCGGATCAAGACGCGGGCCAACATTTATCTTCTTGTGAGTAAGGAAGCATTGAACAATGGCTGA
- a CDS encoding ARMT1-like domain-containing protein has translation MRLNSFDSVLDITYGMDAMLDGLLLHFMTENNLEYTIDPAKNATREQIRFMVALGDHELYAPCSDWMFLQLLKPGLPPELKHEYLQQWRGFIRLARTYCPDRYIRKRLIALARHKFRMALASPIMIPSRLMKRFNTIFMSQSGVDDPYADLRRELNAKASDIVEGESFDKLINVCAEMEPGCRRIDEIRYRIDMLEIERLMRLSSSTDFWKPEEFTSQTLEECDLEQENGVEEGFRKVASVVASRSADPLRILFMPKRSGGLILDIQLIRALLRLGHKVVLALKEGFFFDSPTYWDAESDPVLAKHLSDAFFVSNDKLTKNELLDLMRRHNFIVISDGNRERFNPYRCNVSFARAWKECDLIIAKGEGKYRRMIQTSHEFTRDIVSYFRDDKGKFHLYFKPKAEVAHKFSEAYITGKANEIIAEMRQAKTEGRTVMFYSGVIGSVPGQVATAIKVMTTFVEYLREQLDKVYIINPAEHFEEGMDADDLMYMWERVQRSGYIDVWRFQTHSDIEKSFELMGEKVPPVWTGKDSTYSTGCTKEMHIALDMQKLHRELQIIGPSPEKFFRRREYGVGKFCDVAIDTCE, from the coding sequence ATGCGCCTGAATTCTTTCGATTCGGTTCTCGACATCACCTACGGCATGGACGCCATGCTCGACGGGTTGCTGTTGCATTTCATGACCGAGAACAACCTTGAATACACCATCGACCCTGCCAAGAACGCCACACGCGAGCAGATACGTTTCATGGTTGCGCTGGGCGATCACGAGCTTTATGCGCCGTGTTCCGACTGGATGTTTCTCCAGTTGCTCAAACCGGGCCTGCCGCCCGAATTGAAGCATGAATACCTCCAGCAGTGGCGAGGGTTCATCCGGCTTGCACGTACGTACTGTCCGGATCGTTACATCAGGAAGCGCCTCATCGCGCTGGCCCGCCACAAGTTTCGCATGGCCTTGGCTTCGCCCATCATGATTCCCTCGCGGCTGATGAAGCGGTTCAACACCATATTCATGAGCCAGAGCGGTGTGGACGATCCCTATGCCGACCTGCGGCGCGAACTCAACGCCAAAGCTTCGGACATTGTGGAAGGCGAGTCCTTCGACAAGCTCATCAACGTTTGTGCGGAGATGGAACCGGGGTGCCGGCGCATCGACGAGATTCGCTATCGCATCGACATGCTTGAAATAGAGCGGCTCATGCGGCTTTCCTCGTCCACGGACTTCTGGAAGCCCGAGGAGTTCACCTCTCAGACCCTTGAGGAGTGCGACCTTGAGCAGGAGAATGGCGTCGAGGAAGGGTTCCGCAAGGTTGCCTCGGTGGTGGCATCGCGCAGCGCCGATCCGCTTCGCATCCTGTTCATGCCCAAGCGCAGCGGCGGCCTGATTCTGGACATCCAGCTTATCCGCGCCCTGCTCAGACTGGGGCACAAAGTGGTGCTGGCGCTCAAGGAAGGCTTTTTCTTCGACAGTCCCACCTATTGGGATGCCGAAAGCGATCCGGTGCTCGCCAAACACCTCTCGGACGCCTTCTTCGTGAGCAACGACAAGCTCACCAAGAACGAACTGCTGGATCTCATGCGCAGGCACAACTTCATCGTCATTTCGGACGGCAACCGCGAGCGCTTCAATCCGTATCGCTGCAACGTTTCCTTTGCGCGGGCATGGAAGGAATGTGACCTGATCATCGCCAAGGGTGAAGGCAAGTACCGCCGCATGATTCAGACCAGCCATGAATTTACCCGCGACATCGTTTCCTACTTCCGGGACGACAAAGGCAAGTTTCATCTGTATTTCAAGCCCAAGGCCGAGGTCGCGCACAAATTCAGCGAAGCCTACATCACCGGCAAGGCCAACGAGATCATTGCGGAAATGCGTCAGGCCAAGACCGAAGGGCGCACGGTCATGTTCTATTCCGGCGTTATCGGCAGCGTGCCCGGGCAGGTGGCCACGGCCATCAAGGTCATGACCACCTTCGTGGAGTACCTGCGCGAGCAGCTGGACAAGGTCTACATCATCAACCCGGCCGAGCACTTCGAGGAAGGCATGGACGCGGATGACCTGATGTACATGTGGGAGCGCGTCCAGCGTAGCGGCTATATCGACGTCTGGCGTTTCCAGACCCATTCGGATATAGAGAAGAGCTTCGAGCTGATGGGCGAAAAGGTTCCTCCCGTATGGACCGGCAAGGACAGTACGTACTCGACCGGCTGTACCAAGGAAATGCATATCGCACTCGATATGCAGAAGCTCCACCGCGAATTGCAGATAATCGGCCCCAGCCCGGAAAAGTTCTTCCGGCGCAGGGAATACGGCGTGGGCAAGTTCTGCGACGTTGCCATAGACACCTGTGAATGA